The following proteins are co-located in the Conyzicola lurida genome:
- a CDS encoding DeoR/GlpR family DNA-binding transcription regulator: MYADERQFEVERIVLAQGRAAVVDLAKSFNVTTETIRRDLAQLEERGTIRRVHGGAVMLSKSSRAEKSIAQRVDINARAKAAIADRAMKLLPPTFRGAVALDAGTTTALLADRIARWTPESPEQSLVVITHSIAVAAAVAVNPHVEVQLLGGRLRGVTGAAVGASTLAQLARIRPDVAFIGANGVHADFGLSTPDDDEAAVKTALTRGSRRAVALVDASKLGEEALVRFAQLDDLDTLITDEHPADDLRTALETAEVEVLVA; encoded by the coding sequence ATGTACGCGGACGAACGGCAATTCGAGGTCGAACGCATCGTGCTCGCCCAGGGCCGTGCCGCGGTCGTCGACCTGGCCAAATCGTTCAACGTCACCACCGAGACCATCCGCCGCGATCTCGCGCAGCTCGAAGAGCGCGGCACGATCCGTCGTGTGCACGGGGGAGCGGTCATGCTCTCCAAGTCCAGCCGCGCCGAGAAGAGCATCGCCCAACGCGTCGACATCAACGCCCGCGCGAAGGCCGCGATCGCCGACCGGGCCATGAAGCTGCTGCCCCCGACGTTCCGCGGAGCGGTCGCACTGGACGCCGGCACCACGACGGCGCTGCTCGCCGACCGCATCGCGCGCTGGACCCCCGAATCCCCCGAGCAGTCGCTCGTCGTCATCACCCACTCGATCGCCGTGGCGGCCGCCGTGGCCGTGAACCCGCACGTCGAGGTGCAGCTGCTCGGCGGCCGGCTGCGCGGCGTGACGGGCGCCGCCGTCGGGGCTTCGACCCTCGCCCAGCTCGCGCGCATCCGCCCCGACGTCGCGTTCATCGGCGCCAACGGCGTCCACGCGGACTTCGGCCTCAGCACGCCCGACGACGACGAGGCAGCGGTCAAGACCGCGCTCACCCGCGGGTCCCGCCGGGCCGTCGCTCTCGTCGACGCCTCGAAGCTCGGCGAGGAGGCACTCGTGCGGTTCGCCCAGCTCGACGACCTCGACACCCTCATCACCGACGAGCACCCCGCGGACGACCTCCGCACAGCTCTCGAGACCGCAGAAGTGGAGGTCCTGGTCGCATGA
- a CDS encoding heme-degrading domain-containing protein encodes MTEDYPAQIAEITAQEDRLQFERFTHDDALQLGLLLVRFGTERSLTITVDVTKGEQQVFHAALAGTTADNDDWVARKTRTVRRFGASSFLIGRKFKEQGKDFNEATGLPLALYAAHGGCFPIAIRDVGIVGTVTVSGLAQADDHALVVEALELFLAGTP; translated from the coding sequence GTGACCGAGGACTACCCGGCCCAGATCGCGGAGATCACCGCGCAGGAGGATCGCCTGCAATTCGAACGCTTCACCCACGACGACGCGCTGCAGCTCGGACTGCTGCTCGTGCGGTTCGGCACCGAGCGGTCGCTGACCATCACGGTGGACGTGACCAAGGGCGAGCAGCAGGTCTTCCACGCCGCCCTCGCCGGAACGACCGCGGACAACGACGACTGGGTGGCGCGCAAGACGCGCACCGTCCGCCGTTTCGGGGCGAGCTCGTTCCTTATCGGACGAAAGTTCAAGGAGCAGGGCAAGGACTTCAACGAGGCGACCGGACTGCCGCTGGCGCTGTACGCCGCGCACGGCGGGTGCTTCCCGATCGCCATCCGCGACGTCGGGATCGTCGGCACCGTGACGGTGTCGGGACTGGCGCAGGCCGACGACCACGCGCTCGTGGTCGAGGCGCTGGAGCTGTTCCTCGCGGGTACGCCCTAG
- a CDS encoding NUDIX domain-containing protein, translated as MANLHHHRLTSRVLLFDRDDRFLLFLTLAPDASGVSRWLTPGGGVDPGEDHEAAAYRELFEETGLTGVPLGSPVWAHDFDVAWDSADHDTGHAEFYTAVVDRFAPSSDNWTDDEKVEVFELRWWSLDELEATQDRFEPAELVELVRRTLASKETQ; from the coding sequence GTGGCCAACCTCCACCACCACAGGCTCACCTCGAGGGTGCTGCTGTTCGACCGTGACGACCGGTTCCTCCTCTTTCTGACGCTCGCGCCGGACGCGAGCGGCGTGTCCCGCTGGCTCACGCCGGGCGGGGGAGTCGACCCGGGGGAGGACCACGAAGCGGCCGCCTACCGTGAGCTGTTCGAGGAAACCGGCCTCACCGGCGTACCCCTCGGGTCGCCGGTCTGGGCGCACGACTTCGACGTCGCGTGGGATTCGGCCGACCACGACACCGGCCACGCGGAGTTCTACACCGCCGTGGTGGACCGGTTCGCGCCATCCAGCGACAACTGGACCGACGACGAGAAGGTCGAGGTCTTCGAGCTCCGCTGGTGGAGTCTCGACGAGCTCGAGGCGACCCAGGACAGATTCGAACCCGCCGAGCTCGTCGAGCTCGTGCGTCGCACGCTGGCATCGAAGGAGACGCAGTGA
- a CDS encoding SDR family oxidoreductase, whose amino-acid sequence MSTSANSNPVQPGTLTGKRALVTGSSRGIGADTVANLAGAGAQVVVNFRNKEARALKLVAAIEADGGSAIAVGADLTDAASVTRLFDTIETELGGLDILVMNASGGMESGMAEDYAMQLNRDAQVTLLKTALPLLSDGARVVFVTSHQAHFIKTVETMPEYVPVALSKRAGEDALRDMIPELAERGIEFVVVSGDMIEGTITATLLERANPGAIGQRKEAAGRLYNVNEFAAEVTLAAVEPVPENNTRYVGDVADFLAAG is encoded by the coding sequence GTGAGCACCTCAGCAAATAGCAACCCAGTTCAGCCCGGCACCCTGACCGGAAAGCGCGCCCTCGTCACCGGATCATCGCGGGGCATCGGCGCCGACACGGTCGCGAACCTCGCCGGAGCGGGCGCGCAGGTCGTCGTCAACTTCCGCAACAAGGAGGCACGGGCGCTCAAACTCGTGGCCGCGATCGAGGCGGACGGCGGATCGGCCATCGCCGTGGGCGCCGACCTCACGGACGCGGCATCCGTCACTCGTCTCTTCGACACCATCGAGACCGAACTCGGCGGCCTCGACATCCTCGTGATGAACGCGTCGGGCGGCATGGAGAGCGGTATGGCCGAGGACTACGCCATGCAGCTCAACCGCGACGCGCAGGTCACCCTGCTGAAGACGGCGCTGCCCCTGCTCTCCGACGGAGCGCGCGTCGTGTTCGTCACCAGCCACCAGGCGCACTTCATCAAGACCGTCGAGACCATGCCGGAGTACGTCCCGGTCGCGCTGAGCAAGCGCGCCGGCGAAGACGCGCTTCGCGACATGATCCCCGAGCTCGCCGAACGCGGCATCGAGTTCGTCGTCGTCTCCGGCGACATGATCGAGGGCACCATCACGGCGACCCTGCTCGAGCGTGCCAACCCCGGCGCCATCGGCCAGCGCAAGGAAGCCGCCGGCCGCCTGTACAACGTCAACGAGTTCGCCGCCGAGGTCACCCTCGCCGCCGTCGAGCCGGTGCCCGAGAACAACACCCGCTACGTCGGGGACGTCGCCGACTTCCTGGCCGCCGGCTAG
- a CDS encoding NfeD family protein: MLIEFLMDYAWVVWVSLILIFLVIEVFTLDFTFLMLALGSVAGLASSFTPLNFWVQIVIAAVVAVALIFAVRPPLLRRLGRGADPTLSNVEALLGKPGTVATDFVAGNGYVKLSNGETWTARVVDHSTHPLATGDRVVVISIDGATAVVAPAERTAL; the protein is encoded by the coding sequence ATGCTGATTGAATTCTTGATGGATTACGCGTGGGTCGTGTGGGTGTCGCTCATTCTGATTTTCCTCGTCATCGAGGTCTTCACCCTCGATTTCACCTTCCTGATGCTCGCCCTCGGCAGCGTCGCCGGTCTGGCGTCGAGTTTTACTCCGCTGAATTTCTGGGTGCAGATCGTCATCGCGGCCGTGGTCGCCGTCGCCCTGATCTTCGCCGTGCGGCCCCCGCTGTTGCGCCGCCTCGGCCGCGGAGCGGATCCCACCCTGAGCAACGTCGAGGCCCTGCTGGGCAAGCCCGGCACCGTCGCCACCGACTTCGTCGCGGGAAACGGCTACGTGAAGCTGTCGAACGGCGAGACCTGGACGGCGCGCGTCGTCGACCACTCCACCCATCCGCTTGCCACCGGCGACCGCGTGGTCGTCATCTCCATCGATGGGGCGACCGCCGTGGTCGCACCCGCTGAAAGGACCGCCCTGTGA
- a CDS encoding SPFH domain-containing protein, whose amino-acid sequence MTSGEIFGQILLVLFLLVVVIFVLVVLFRSIRIIPQANAGVVERLGKYHKTLMPGLNILVPFIDRLRPLIDMREQVVSFPPQPVITEDNLVVSIDTVVFFQVTDARAATYEIANYLGAVEQLTTTTLRNVVGSLNLEEALTSRDNINGQLRVVLDETTGKWGVRVGRVELKAIDPPLSIQDSMEKQMRAERDRRAQILTAEGTKQAAILQAEGSRQASILEAEGEAQAAVLRANGEAQAIETVFGAIHAGDPDSKLLAYQYLQMLPKIAEGESNKLWIIPTELTEALKGITSGFMSGRGPDTTGATPFTPPTAPRA is encoded by the coding sequence GTGACATCCGGTGAAATCTTCGGGCAGATCCTGCTCGTGCTGTTCCTGCTCGTCGTCGTCATCTTCGTGTTGGTCGTCCTGTTCCGGTCGATCCGGATCATCCCGCAGGCCAACGCGGGGGTCGTCGAGCGGCTCGGCAAGTACCACAAGACACTCATGCCGGGGCTCAACATCCTCGTCCCGTTCATCGACCGCCTGCGGCCGCTGATCGACATGCGCGAGCAGGTCGTCTCCTTCCCGCCGCAGCCCGTCATCACCGAGGACAACCTCGTCGTCTCGATCGACACCGTCGTCTTCTTCCAGGTCACCGACGCCCGTGCCGCGACCTACGAGATCGCCAACTACCTCGGCGCCGTCGAGCAGCTCACCACCACGACGCTGCGTAACGTCGTCGGTAGCCTCAACCTCGAAGAGGCGCTCACCAGCCGCGACAACATCAACGGCCAGCTGCGTGTCGTTCTCGACGAGACCACCGGCAAGTGGGGCGTCCGCGTCGGACGTGTCGAGCTCAAGGCGATCGACCCGCCCCTCTCCATCCAGGACTCGATGGAGAAGCAGATGCGAGCCGAGCGGGACCGTCGCGCGCAGATCCTCACCGCCGAGGGCACCAAGCAGGCCGCGATCCTCCAGGCCGAGGGTTCGCGCCAGGCGTCGATCCTCGAGGCCGAGGGCGAGGCGCAGGCCGCCGTCCTCCGGGCCAACGGTGAAGCGCAGGCCATCGAGACGGTGTTCGGTGCCATCCACGCGGGCGACCCCGACTCGAAGCTGCTCGCGTACCAGTACCTGCAGATGCTCCCGAAGATCGCCGAGGGCGAGTCGAACAAGCTCTGGATCATCCCCACCGAGCTGACCGAGGCGCTCAAGGGAATCACGTCGGGCTTTATGTCCGGCCGTGGCCCCGACACCACCGGCGCGACCCCGTTCACGCCGCCCACCGCACCGCGGGCGTAG
- a CDS encoding glycerophosphodiester phosphodiesterase family protein: MLAHRGLALEAPENTLLAFLAAVGLGIDHVETDVHASKDGVAVISHDPDLRRVAGVDGRVGDLSLARLQKVDLGRDQTFCTLAEALDAFPDARFNIDIKSADAVGPTVRAIRDLRAVDRVLVTSFSESRRRAAVRELPGVATSASSSVFAAALVAGKLRAAPLLRAALRGVDAVQIPESYRGVSIVTERMVELLHSAKVEVHVWTVNDAPAMHRLLDIGVDGIVTDRADIALGVLTTRAR; the protein is encoded by the coding sequence GTGCTCGCCCACCGGGGTCTCGCTCTCGAGGCCCCGGAGAACACCCTGCTCGCCTTTCTCGCGGCGGTCGGACTCGGCATCGACCACGTCGAGACCGACGTGCACGCGTCGAAAGACGGCGTCGCGGTCATCAGCCACGACCCCGACCTGAGGCGCGTCGCCGGCGTCGACGGCAGGGTGGGCGACCTCTCGCTCGCGCGGCTGCAGAAGGTCGACCTGGGTAGAGACCAGACCTTCTGCACTCTCGCCGAGGCGCTCGACGCCTTCCCCGACGCCCGCTTCAACATCGATATCAAATCCGCGGATGCCGTGGGCCCGACTGTCCGCGCCATCCGCGACCTCCGCGCGGTCGACCGGGTGCTCGTCACTTCGTTCAGCGAGAGCCGCCGCCGCGCGGCCGTGCGCGAACTGCCGGGCGTCGCGACATCCGCCTCGTCATCGGTCTTTGCCGCGGCTCTCGTCGCCGGCAAGCTGCGGGCCGCTCCCCTGCTGCGCGCCGCGCTACGCGGGGTCGACGCCGTGCAGATCCCCGAAAGCTATCGGGGCGTGTCGATCGTCACCGAACGCATGGTGGAGCTGCTGCACTCCGCTAAGGTCGAGGTGCACGTCTGGACCGTCAACGACGCTCCGGCCATGCACCGGCTCCTCGATATCGGGGTAGACGGCATCGTCACGGATCGCGCCGACATCGCACTCGGCGTCCTGACCACCCGCGCGCGATAG
- a CDS encoding RNA polymerase-binding protein RbpA produces MADRSLRGMRLGTQSLQSEVGVEFSPRKKSVYRTADGETFEMVFAADAEVPGVWESAKSGLEGVLLDDDGVAVVSEAVETKIPRSHWDMLLERRTRPELEELLQERLDFLRARRGQQKIGA; encoded by the coding sequence ATGGCAGACCGTAGTTTGCGCGGCATGAGGCTCGGCACCCAGAGCCTGCAGAGCGAAGTCGGCGTGGAGTTCTCTCCGCGCAAGAAGAGCGTGTACCGCACCGCCGACGGCGAGACCTTCGAAATGGTTTTCGCCGCCGACGCCGAGGTTCCCGGAGTCTGGGAGTCGGCGAAGAGCGGACTCGAGGGCGTTCTGCTCGACGATGACGGCGTCGCCGTCGTCTCCGAGGCCGTCGAGACGAAGATCCCCCGCAGCCACTGGGACATGCTGCTCGAGCGCCGCACCCGCCCCGAGCTCGAGGAACTGCTCCAGGAGCGCCTCGACTTCCTGCGGGCCCGTCGTGGACAGCAGAAGATCGGCGCGTAA
- a CDS encoding glycosyltransferase — protein sequence MDDAADVLVVVPTYNEIESLGPILDRIRAAVPSADILVVDDGSPDGTGRLADERAAEDAAITVLHRTEKDGLGRAYLAGFAIAASRGYAFVVEIDADGSHDPAELPVMIQLARGGGDLVLGSRWVPGGSVRNWPRRRQAISRAGNAYSRIALRSGIHDITSGFRVFRMTALEWLASTTVSSQGYCFQVEMAWRVEQAGLIVVEHPIEFVERTTGTSKMHAGIVGEALVRVTQWGLAERFGRSRA from the coding sequence GTGGATGACGCGGCCGACGTCCTCGTCGTCGTGCCCACCTACAACGAGATCGAGAGTCTCGGCCCGATACTCGATCGCATCCGCGCGGCGGTCCCGTCAGCCGACATCCTCGTCGTCGACGACGGCAGCCCCGACGGCACCGGGCGCCTCGCCGACGAGCGCGCGGCCGAGGACGCCGCGATCACCGTTCTCCACCGCACCGAGAAGGACGGTCTCGGCCGTGCCTACCTCGCCGGCTTCGCGATCGCCGCGAGCCGCGGCTACGCGTTCGTGGTCGAGATCGACGCGGACGGCTCGCACGACCCGGCCGAGTTGCCCGTGATGATCCAGCTGGCCCGCGGCGGCGGCGACCTCGTGCTCGGTTCGCGCTGGGTCCCGGGCGGCAGCGTGCGCAACTGGCCGCGTCGTCGCCAGGCCATCTCGCGCGCCGGCAACGCGTACTCGCGCATCGCGCTGCGGTCCGGCATCCACGACATCACCTCGGGGTTCCGGGTCTTCCGCATGACTGCGCTCGAGTGGCTCGCGTCGACCACCGTCTCGTCGCAGGGCTACTGCTTCCAGGTCGAGATGGCGTGGCGCGTCGAGCAGGCCGGCCTCATCGTCGTCGAGCACCCGATCGAGTTCGTCGAGCGCACCACCGGCACCTCGAAAATGCACGCCGGCATCGTCGGCGAAGCGTTGGTGCGCGTCACCCAGTGGGGGCTCGCGGAGCGCTTCGGCAGGTCGCGGGCATAA
- the lnt gene encoding apolipoprotein N-acyltransferase, which produces MHPPARRALPTWAALLVALAAGPILDAGFPDRGFWPATFVGIGLVIAALIGRTAKGGFLVGLVAGLSFYLIHIEWASTFLGLLPMIALSTLESLFFGVGAIAITLAYRWVPRVWRSTRARLLFLPVVVAGLWTAREAIASVWPYGGFAWGRVSLSQSESPFSALFGWVGVSGTSFIMVFLVAVVVECLRLRSADRALRGIVAVGLTLLVLLVPAFPTVIDGTMKVAAVQGSGPAGYFDPHEAGDLLAAQVDATLPILDEEDVDVVVWPEGGSDSSPLDSRYTAQVFDYVSEKLDAPFVSWAVTTREVDGVETYYNTSMLWEAGEGQQDFYDKKHPVPFGEYVPDRAFWRPFAPDLIDLIGREYTPGTTDAVFDIDGIIAGINICFDIVDDQLMTDAVDQGAQIIFAQTNNADFGRTDESVQQLAIARARAIELGRSVVNISTVGTSAIIAPDGSTMVQLPTFTPGTMIEDVPLSSVTTPAVLLGRQFEWLVSGIGLLGMVLAGVLVRRDRREKTRG; this is translated from the coding sequence GTGCATCCACCCGCCCGCCGCGCGCTGCCCACGTGGGCGGCGCTCCTCGTGGCACTCGCGGCCGGTCCCATCCTCGACGCGGGCTTCCCGGACCGCGGATTCTGGCCCGCCACCTTCGTCGGTATCGGCCTCGTGATCGCGGCCCTCATCGGCCGCACCGCGAAGGGCGGCTTCCTCGTGGGACTCGTCGCGGGCCTCAGTTTCTACCTGATCCACATCGAGTGGGCCTCGACGTTCCTCGGCCTCCTGCCGATGATCGCGCTCTCCACGCTCGAGTCCCTGTTCTTCGGCGTCGGCGCGATCGCCATCACGCTCGCCTACCGCTGGGTGCCGCGGGTCTGGCGGTCGACCCGGGCACGCCTGCTCTTCCTCCCGGTGGTCGTCGCCGGCCTCTGGACCGCGCGCGAGGCGATCGCGAGCGTCTGGCCCTACGGCGGGTTCGCCTGGGGCCGCGTCTCGCTCTCCCAGTCGGAGAGCCCGTTCTCCGCACTGTTCGGCTGGGTGGGCGTCTCCGGCACGAGTTTCATCATGGTGTTCCTCGTGGCCGTGGTGGTCGAGTGCCTCCGTCTGCGGAGCGCTGACCGGGCTCTGCGCGGCATCGTCGCCGTCGGGCTCACGCTGCTCGTGCTGCTCGTCCCCGCGTTCCCCACCGTGATCGACGGCACCATGAAGGTCGCCGCGGTACAGGGCTCCGGCCCTGCCGGGTACTTCGACCCCCACGAGGCCGGCGACCTCCTCGCCGCGCAGGTCGACGCGACCCTGCCGATCCTCGACGAAGAGGACGTCGACGTGGTCGTCTGGCCCGAGGGCGGCTCCGACTCGAGCCCGCTCGACTCGAGGTACACCGCGCAGGTCTTCGACTACGTGAGCGAGAAGCTCGACGCCCCGTTCGTCTCCTGGGCGGTGACCACGCGCGAGGTCGACGGCGTCGAGACCTACTACAACACCTCGATGCTCTGGGAGGCGGGTGAGGGCCAGCAGGACTTCTACGACAAGAAGCACCCCGTGCCGTTCGGCGAGTACGTGCCCGACCGCGCGTTCTGGCGTCCGTTCGCCCCCGACCTGATCGACCTCATCGGCCGCGAGTACACCCCCGGCACCACCGACGCGGTGTTCGACATCGACGGCATCATCGCGGGCATCAACATCTGCTTCGACATCGTCGACGACCAGCTGATGACCGACGCCGTCGACCAGGGCGCGCAGATCATCTTCGCCCAGACCAACAACGCCGACTTCGGCCGCACCGACGAGAGCGTGCAGCAGCTCGCCATCGCCCGGGCGCGCGCCATCGAGCTCGGCCGCAGCGTCGTGAACATCTCGACGGTCGGCACGAGCGCGATCATCGCGCCCGACGGGTCGACCATGGTCCAGCTGCCCACCTTCACCCCGGGAACGATGATCGAGGACGTCCCGCTCAGCTCGGTCACTACCCCCGCCGTGCTGCTCGGCCGCCAGTTCGAGTGGCTCGTGAGCGGCATCGGCCTGCTCGGCATGGTGCTCGCGGGAGTCCTCGTGCGCCGCGACCGCCGGGAGAAGACCCGTGGATGA
- a CDS encoding DEAD/DEAH box helicase, whose product MTTEQLSPAERFALAKSKRHLPILDAFTDKLAIDLDPFQREACSLVEQGKSVLVAAPTGAGKTIIAEFAIFKAMQESHAKVFYTAPMKALSNQKFQELVAEYGAESVGLLTGDTNVNSQARIVVMTTEVLRNMLYADSDLLKDLSYVVMDEVHFLADKFRGAVWEEVIIHLPRSVRMVSLSATVSNAEEFGDWLQAVRGDTEVIVSEERPVPLEQHVLVRGKLLDLFDAAGGPNEARSRMPAVLTTTAEVASEPAVQSYGDRKNRDRRARDGQRTGQRSGQPPVAGLATTRVNPELVRLSYGSGGRGQQPNGWEGTKRGGRANKPHGKPQGNGFGGAGGGARTDRAALVELLDGRNLLPAIFFVFSRVGCDAAVQQVLRAGVRLTQKHERDEIRAIVEERCRTLLDEDLGVLGYFEWLDGLERGVAAHHAGMLPAFKEVVEELFRKKLVKVVFATETLALGINMPARTVVLEKLEKYNGEARVPITSGEFTQLTGRAGRRGIDVEGHSVIQWADGLDPQAVASLASRRTYPLNSSFKPTYNMAVNLIDQFGRQRTREILESSFAQFQADRAVVDLAQKVRSQQESLDGYKKSMTCHLGDFAEYSSIRRELSDLEKKGAGRSEYSSRGEREKRQNQLNSLRKRLKQHPCHLCPDRENHARWAERYWKLKKQTDQLTAEIRTRTGAVAKVFDRVTDVLTILGYLETDENGTVTLAPAGRMLRRIYGERDLLVAESLRLGLWNDLDAPALASMAASLIYEPRRDEGQADERNLPHGPFRAAFDATGDLWSNLDDLERDKRLPGTNPLATGLCLGMYQWARGGRLDAVLKETDLAAGDFVRWTKQTIDLLDQLSVVADSPVGATARKALDSIRRGIVAYSSVA is encoded by the coding sequence ATGACGACTGAACAGCTCTCCCCGGCCGAGCGGTTCGCCCTCGCCAAGTCGAAGCGCCACCTGCCGATCCTCGACGCATTCACCGACAAACTGGCGATCGACCTCGACCCGTTCCAGCGCGAGGCCTGCTCTCTCGTCGAACAGGGCAAGAGTGTGCTCGTCGCGGCCCCCACCGGCGCCGGCAAAACGATCATCGCCGAGTTCGCGATCTTCAAGGCCATGCAGGAGAGCCACGCCAAGGTCTTCTACACCGCGCCGATGAAGGCGCTCAGCAACCAGAAGTTCCAAGAGCTCGTGGCCGAGTACGGCGCCGAGTCGGTCGGCCTGCTCACCGGCGACACCAACGTCAACTCGCAGGCGCGCATCGTCGTGATGACCACCGAGGTGCTGCGCAACATGCTCTACGCGGACTCCGACCTGCTCAAGGACCTCTCCTACGTCGTGATGGACGAGGTGCACTTCCTCGCCGACAAGTTCCGCGGCGCCGTCTGGGAAGAGGTCATCATCCACCTGCCGCGCTCGGTGCGGATGGTGTCGTTGAGCGCCACGGTGTCGAACGCCGAGGAGTTCGGCGACTGGCTGCAGGCCGTGCGCGGCGACACCGAGGTGATCGTCTCCGAGGAGCGTCCGGTGCCGCTCGAGCAGCACGTTCTCGTGCGCGGCAAACTGCTCGACCTGTTCGACGCGGCCGGCGGACCGAACGAGGCCCGCTCCCGCATGCCCGCCGTGCTGACGACCACCGCCGAGGTGGCGTCGGAGCCCGCCGTGCAGTCGTACGGCGACCGCAAGAACCGCGACCGCCGCGCCCGCGACGGGCAGCGCACCGGTCAGCGTTCCGGGCAGCCGCCCGTTGCCGGTCTCGCCACCACACGCGTCAACCCCGAGCTCGTGCGCCTGTCGTACGGTTCCGGCGGCCGCGGCCAGCAGCCGAACGGCTGGGAGGGCACGAAGCGCGGGGGACGCGCGAACAAGCCCCACGGCAAGCCGCAGGGCAACGGGTTCGGCGGGGCAGGCGGCGGTGCCCGCACCGACCGCGCGGCCCTGGTCGAGCTGCTCGACGGACGCAACCTGCTTCCCGCCATCTTCTTCGTCTTCAGCCGCGTCGGCTGCGACGCCGCCGTGCAGCAGGTGCTGCGCGCCGGCGTGCGACTCACCCAGAAGCACGAGCGCGACGAGATCCGCGCGATCGTCGAGGAACGCTGCCGCACCCTGCTCGACGAAGACCTCGGCGTGCTCGGCTACTTCGAGTGGCTCGACGGCCTCGAACGCGGCGTCGCCGCGCACCACGCGGGCATGCTTCCCGCCTTCAAGGAGGTCGTGGAGGAACTCTTCCGCAAGAAGCTCGTGAAGGTCGTCTTCGCGACCGAGACCCTCGCCCTCGGCATCAACATGCCCGCCCGCACCGTGGTGCTCGAGAAGCTCGAGAAGTACAACGGCGAAGCCCGCGTACCGATCACCTCCGGCGAGTTCACCCAGCTCACCGGCCGCGCCGGCCGCCGCGGCATCGACGTCGAGGGGCACTCGGTCATCCAGTGGGCCGACGGCCTCGACCCGCAGGCCGTCGCCTCCCTCGCCTCCCGGCGCACCTACCCGCTCAACTCCAGCTTCAAGCCGACGTACAACATGGCCGTCAACCTCATCGACCAGTTCGGCCGCCAGCGCACGCGCGAGATCCTCGAATCGAGCTTCGCGCAGTTTCAGGCCGACCGCGCCGTCGTCGACCTCGCCCAGAAGGTGCGCAGCCAACAGGAGTCGCTCGACGGCTACAAGAAGTCGATGACCTGCCACCTCGGCGACTTCGCCGAGTACTCGTCGATCCGGCGCGAGCTCAGCGACCTGGAGAAGAAGGGCGCCGGACGCTCGGAGTACTCCAGCCGGGGCGAGCGCGAGAAGCGCCAGAACCAACTCAACTCCCTGCGCAAGCGCCTCAAGCAGCACCCGTGCCACCTCTGCCCCGACCGCGAGAACCACGCGCGCTGGGCCGAACGGTACTGGAAGCTGAAGAAGCAGACCGACCAGCTGACCGCCGAGATCCGCACCCGCACGGGAGCCGTCGCCAAGGTCTTCGACCGCGTCACCGACGTGCTCACGATCCTCGGCTACCTCGAGACCGATGAGAACGGCACGGTCACGCTGGCGCCCGCCGGCCGTATGCTGCGCCGCATCTACGGCGAGCGTGACCTGCTCGTGGCCGAGTCTCTGCGACTCGGACTGTGGAACGACCTCGACGCCCCGGCGCTCGCCTCGATGGCGGCATCCCTCATCTACGAGCCCCGCCGCGACGAGGGCCAGGCCGACGAGCGCAACCTGCCGCACGGGCCGTTCCGCGCCGCATTCGACGCCACCGGCGACCTGTGGAGCAACCTCGACGACCTCGAGCGCGACAAGCGCCTGCCCGGCACCAACCCGCTCGCCACCGGCCTGTGCCTCGGCATGTACCAGTGGGCGAGGGGCGGGCGGCTCGACGCCGTGCTCAAAGAGACCGACCTCGCGGCGGGCGACTTCGTGCGCTGGACCAAGCAGACGATCGACCTCCTCGACCAGCTCTCCGTGGTCGCCGATTCTCCCGTCGGAGCGACCGCGCGGAAGGCGCTCGACTCCATCCGCCGTGGAATCGTCGCCTACAGTTCCGTCGCCTAA